From Schaalia sp. ZJ405, one genomic window encodes:
- the uvrA gene encoding excinuclease ABC subunit UvrA produces MHEQLIIHGAREHNLKDVDLELPRDSMIVFTGLSGSGKSSLAFDTIFAEGQRRYVESLSSYARQFLGQMDKPDVDFIEGLSPAVSIDQKSTSRNPRSTVGTITEIHDYLRLLYARAGTAHCPVCGAQIQAQTAQQIVDRVRAMDEGTRFQVLAPVVRGRKGEYQDLIEELRSSGYIRAIIDGEAVHLDNAPKLEKKLRHTIEVVIDRLVVRDGMRQRLTDSVETALGLSDGLVIIDCVDRDEDDPDRRRRYSEKRACPNDHPLTLEEIEPRTFSFNAPYGACPDCTGLGSRLEVDPELVVPDEEMSLNDGAVIPWNSNFTYHKRLLTSLAKELGFSMTTPWKDLADDVKDAILFGRDYEVQVKFRNRWGRERSYTTGFEGAVNYIERKKSETESENVISRMDSYMREIPCPTCKGARLKPEVLAVTVGGLSIAELSDLSIAQARAHLEDLDLDVRSASIAAPILTEIRARLDFLVDVGLTYLTLSRGAGTLSGGEAQRIRLATQIGSGLVGVLYVLDEPSIGLHQRDNKKLIATLKRLRDLGNTLIVVEHDEETMEAADWIVDIGPGAGETGGWVVHSGPLAELKKNKNSLTGQYLSGRRAIVAPASRRPVDRDRMLTVKGAREHNLRDVTVSFPLGCFVAVTGVSGSGKSTLVNQILYRSLASRLNGARLVPGRHRTVTGVENLDKVVHVDQSPIGRTPRSNPATYTGVWDYIRQLFADTQEAKVRGYGPGRFSFNVKGGRCESCKGDGTLKIEMNFLPDVYVPCEVCHGARYNRETLEIHYKGKTVADILNMPIAEAAEFFAPIGRIARHLNTLVEVGLGYVRLGQSATTLSGGEAQRVKLASELQRRSTGRTIYVLDEPTTGLHSEDIRKLLLVLQTLVDKGNSVIVIEHNLDVIKSADWIIDMGPEGGSGGGIVVAEGTPEDVAAVEESFTGHYLVETLERDRRLAASRESEGTETTQKVS; encoded by the coding sequence GTGCACGAACAGTTGATCATTCACGGCGCCCGCGAACACAACCTCAAAGATGTGGATCTTGAGCTACCTCGCGATTCGATGATTGTCTTTACAGGACTGTCGGGTTCGGGCAAATCGTCGCTCGCCTTCGACACGATCTTTGCCGAAGGACAGCGGCGCTACGTTGAATCGCTGTCGTCCTACGCCCGGCAGTTCCTGGGACAGATGGACAAACCGGACGTCGACTTTATCGAAGGGCTCTCACCGGCGGTGTCGATCGACCAGAAATCGACCTCGCGTAATCCCCGCTCAACGGTTGGGACAATCACTGAAATCCACGACTATCTTCGTCTGCTGTACGCGCGTGCCGGCACCGCCCACTGTCCCGTGTGTGGCGCTCAAATCCAGGCGCAGACTGCGCAGCAAATTGTTGATCGTGTCCGCGCGATGGACGAGGGGACGCGTTTCCAGGTGCTTGCTCCCGTTGTCCGCGGGCGTAAAGGCGAATACCAGGATCTCATTGAGGAGCTGCGCAGCTCCGGATACATTCGCGCAATCATCGACGGCGAGGCCGTACACCTCGACAATGCGCCGAAGCTGGAAAAGAAGCTCCGCCACACGATCGAGGTTGTCATCGACCGTCTTGTTGTGCGCGATGGTATGCGTCAGCGCCTGACTGACTCGGTGGAAACCGCGCTGGGACTGTCTGATGGGCTCGTCATCATCGACTGCGTGGACCGTGACGAGGACGATCCGGATCGGCGGCGCCGCTACTCGGAGAAGCGTGCTTGTCCGAACGATCACCCGCTGACGCTTGAAGAAATCGAACCGCGGACATTCTCATTCAACGCCCCCTACGGTGCTTGCCCCGACTGCACTGGGCTGGGGTCGCGCCTCGAAGTCGATCCAGAACTCGTGGTGCCGGATGAAGAAATGTCATTGAATGACGGTGCCGTGATCCCGTGGAACTCGAATTTCACGTATCACAAGCGCCTGCTGACCTCTCTTGCGAAGGAACTGGGGTTCTCAATGACAACCCCGTGGAAAGACCTCGCGGATGACGTCAAAGACGCAATCCTTTTTGGCCGGGACTACGAGGTTCAGGTGAAGTTCCGCAACCGCTGGGGACGCGAACGCTCCTACACAACGGGGTTTGAGGGAGCTGTCAACTACATCGAGAGAAAGAAATCGGAGACTGAATCCGAAAATGTTATTTCACGCATGGACTCATACATGCGTGAGATTCCCTGTCCGACCTGCAAGGGGGCCCGTCTCAAGCCCGAAGTTCTTGCTGTGACAGTTGGTGGCTTGTCCATCGCCGAGCTTTCCGACCTGTCGATTGCGCAGGCCCGTGCCCACCTTGAGGACCTTGATCTCGATGTGCGGTCCGCATCGATTGCCGCTCCGATTCTCACAGAAATTCGTGCGCGGCTGGACTTCCTCGTTGACGTGGGCCTGACTTACCTTACTTTGTCGCGGGGAGCTGGAACTCTCTCAGGCGGTGAAGCTCAGCGAATCCGATTGGCCACGCAAATCGGTTCGGGCCTTGTTGGTGTGCTCTACGTTCTTGATGAACCATCAATTGGTCTTCACCAACGTGATAATAAGAAACTCATCGCAACTCTCAAACGCCTTCGAGATCTCGGCAACACCCTGATCGTTGTTGAACACGACGAAGAAACGATGGAGGCCGCCGATTGGATCGTTGATATCGGTCCAGGTGCAGGAGAAACTGGCGGCTGGGTTGTTCACTCGGGGCCTCTTGCGGAACTGAAGAAAAATAAGAATTCCCTCACTGGCCAGTACCTCTCAGGTCGCAGAGCAATCGTTGCTCCCGCGAGCCGCCGGCCCGTGGACCGCGACCGCATGCTCACCGTCAAAGGGGCGCGCGAGCATAATCTCCGCGACGTCACCGTGTCCTTCCCCTTGGGGTGTTTCGTTGCGGTCACAGGTGTTTCCGGGTCAGGAAAATCCACCCTGGTTAATCAGATCCTCTATCGTTCACTGGCGTCCCGTCTCAACGGAGCGCGACTTGTGCCCGGACGTCATCGGACAGTCACCGGGGTGGAGAACCTCGACAAAGTTGTCCACGTTGATCAGTCTCCTATTGGCCGGACCCCCCGCTCGAACCCCGCAACCTACACGGGCGTGTGGGATTACATTCGTCAACTCTTTGCCGATACGCAGGAAGCGAAGGTTCGCGGCTACGGGCCGGGGCGCTTCTCATTCAACGTCAAAGGTGGGCGCTGTGAATCCTGCAAGGGTGACGGAACGTTGAAAATTGAGATGAACTTCCTTCCGGATGTTTACGTTCCCTGCGAGGTGTGCCACGGGGCACGCTATAACCGTGAAACCTTGGAAATCCACTACAAAGGCAAGACCGTTGCGGACATTCTCAACATGCCGATCGCCGAGGCCGCGGAGTTTTTCGCACCGATTGGGCGAATTGCGCGCCACCTGAACACACTGGTTGAAGTTGGCCTCGGCTATGTGCGGCTCGGACAGTCGGCGACAACGCTCTCAGGTGGTGAAGCTCAGCGCGTGAAGCTCGCATCGGAACTTCAGAGGCGTTCCACTGGGCGCACAATCTACGTGCTTGACGAACCAACCACCGGTCTGCACTCCGAAGATATTCGTAAGCTTCTCCTCGTGTTGCAAACCTTGGTGGACAAGGGCAACTCGGTGATCGTTATCGAGCACAACCTTGATGTCATCAAATCAGCTGACTGGATCATCGACATGGGTCCCGAAGGTGGCTCAGGCGGCGGCATTGTTGTTGCCGAAGGAACTCCCGAGGACGTGGCTGCCGTTGAAGAATCCTTCACCGGACACTACCTTGTGGAAACCCTCGAACGGGATCGACGCTTAGCGGCTTCCCGGGAGTCTGAGGGAACTGAGACAACCCAAAAGGTGAGTTGA
- a CDS encoding AMP-dependent synthetase/ligase, translated as MPVRRLSDGSWETPATREVSEELNIPKMLHQRARNFPNQVAIERRNNVGTWRPVTINRFLDEVDSTARGLIGMGLEAGDHLAILAPTSYEWALIDMAALSCGAITVPIYETDSAAQIAHILTDADVHIVVTATSQQAELVNSVRTEGVRQILSLDRGAERQIAAAARGITIDQVRERTDSVRLHDEATIIYTSGTTGVPKGVVLTHANFIETYVQAYDFLPVLINDPKSRSLLFLPVAHVLARFVMYALLAGQGVVAFAPNTRNLVDDIATFRPTMLLVVPRVLEKVYNAASAKAGGGIKGRMFSWAARQARQMSKATAYVESQAPEGLTTPLPDTTAVPDQSAQASPGPSLGLRVRKQVADTLVLAKVKQVLGPNLHTIISGGAPLAADLANFYRGLDLTLLQGYGLSETTGPIAVEIPTDFPPDSVGFPWPGNRVKVDVDGELLVRGICVTKGYHNLPEQTAQAFTDGWFRTGDLASIDDTGHIRITGRKKELIITAGGKNVSPEGLEDSLSTHPLIGNVIVVGDARPYIGALISLDTEMLPDWLRSHNLPIVDAAAAAELPEVRASLDRAIARANRQVSRAESIRRFRIVNVAFTVENGYMTPSLKLKRHAVLRDFADEVEALYAEGEAHKPTP; from the coding sequence ATGCCGGTACGTAGGCTCAGCGATGGCTCGTGGGAAACTCCAGCCACCCGTGAAGTGTCCGAAGAGCTCAACATTCCCAAGATGCTTCACCAGCGGGCACGGAACTTCCCGAACCAAGTTGCCATCGAACGACGCAACAATGTGGGCACCTGGCGCCCTGTCACCATCAACCGTTTCCTTGACGAGGTTGATTCCACGGCAAGAGGCCTCATCGGCATGGGGCTGGAAGCTGGTGACCACCTCGCGATTCTCGCGCCCACTTCCTACGAATGGGCCCTCATTGACATGGCGGCTCTGTCATGCGGCGCAATTACCGTGCCGATCTATGAGACAGATTCAGCAGCTCAAATTGCCCATATCCTCACCGACGCTGACGTCCACATCGTTGTCACCGCAACCTCGCAGCAGGCGGAATTAGTCAACTCGGTGCGCACTGAGGGTGTGCGTCAGATCCTCTCCCTTGACCGAGGAGCTGAACGTCAAATCGCCGCTGCCGCTCGGGGGATCACCATCGACCAGGTGCGCGAGCGCACCGACAGTGTCCGACTTCATGACGAAGCGACGATCATCTATACCTCCGGCACCACCGGGGTCCCCAAGGGAGTTGTGCTCACTCACGCGAACTTCATCGAAACCTACGTTCAGGCTTACGACTTCCTTCCCGTCCTCATCAACGATCCAAAGTCGCGTTCTCTTCTCTTTCTTCCCGTTGCGCACGTCCTGGCTCGCTTCGTCATGTACGCGCTGCTGGCGGGTCAAGGAGTTGTTGCTTTCGCACCGAATACTCGCAATCTTGTCGACGATATTGCAACGTTCAGACCGACGATGTTGCTCGTTGTTCCCCGTGTGCTTGAAAAGGTCTATAATGCGGCGTCAGCCAAGGCCGGCGGTGGCATTAAAGGACGAATGTTCTCCTGGGCCGCGCGACAGGCTCGTCAGATGTCGAAAGCCACGGCCTACGTTGAGTCTCAGGCTCCCGAGGGACTGACCACTCCCCTTCCTGACACAACCGCCGTTCCCGATCAGTCGGCTCAGGCCTCGCCTGGCCCCTCACTGGGTCTGAGGGTGCGTAAGCAAGTCGCCGACACCCTCGTTTTGGCGAAAGTCAAGCAGGTGCTCGGACCGAATCTTCACACGATTATTTCCGGCGGCGCTCCCCTTGCCGCCGACCTCGCGAATTTCTATCGCGGACTCGACCTCACGCTGCTTCAGGGATATGGCCTCTCGGAGACAACCGGTCCGATTGCCGTGGAAATTCCTACGGATTTTCCGCCGGATTCGGTAGGTTTTCCCTGGCCGGGTAACCGCGTCAAGGTGGATGTTGATGGCGAGCTTCTCGTTCGGGGAATCTGCGTGACCAAGGGCTATCACAATCTTCCTGAGCAGACTGCCCAGGCCTTTACCGACGGGTGGTTCCGCACCGGTGACCTTGCGAGCATTGACGATACGGGGCATATTCGGATTACCGGCCGGAAAAAGGAACTCATTATCACTGCCGGTGGAAAGAACGTGTCACCCGAAGGGCTTGAAGATTCCCTGTCAACGCATCCGCTGATTGGCAATGTCATCGTCGTCGGTGATGCGCGCCCCTACATTGGCGCGCTCATCTCCCTTGACACCGAGATGCTCCCCGACTGGCTACGGTCCCATAATTTGCCGATCGTCGACGCGGCAGCAGCTGCCGAGCTTCCCGAGGTGCGGGCATCGCTGGATCGGGCCATCGCTCGGGCGAATCGCCAGGTGTCCCGCGCTGAATCAATCCGGCGTTTCCGAATTGTCAACGTGGCGTTCACCGTGGAGAACGGCTACATGACGCCCTCGCTGAAGCTCAAGCGCCACGCGGTGCTGCGAGATTTTGCTGACGAGGTAGAGGCTCTCTACGCCGAGGGCGAGGCCCATAAGCCAACCCCGTAG
- a CDS encoding YciI family protein has translation MTFFAVEYVYDSTRPDELDRIRPEHRAFLGSLKDQGVNIASGPLAGDRPRALLILIGEDEAHIAATLDEDPFFTSGLIVERQIHRWDPVIRAF, from the coding sequence ATGACATTCTTCGCAGTTGAGTATGTGTACGATTCCACTCGCCCCGATGAGCTTGATCGGATTCGCCCCGAGCATCGCGCTTTCCTCGGGTCCCTCAAGGATCAGGGCGTGAACATTGCCTCGGGTCCTCTTGCGGGTGATCGTCCTCGTGCCCTCCTCATTCTCATTGGCGAGGACGAGGCACACATTGCCGCAACCTTGGATGAGGATCCTTTCTTCACGTCCGGGCTCATTGTCGAACGCCAGATCCACCGCTGGGATCCCGTCATCCGAGCGTTCTGA